The Deltaproteobacteria bacterium genome segment ACGTGGCCATTCCGGTCGTACCCGGCCACCTCGACATCTCGGCCGACTACACCTACGAGACCTGGAGCGTGGTGGACAACTTCGTGCTCACGCCGCACGGCGTCTCGATCACGTCGCCGCTCACGGGCGCCACCGCGGTGGCGCCGGTGATCATCCCCAAGCACATGCAGAACGCGCAGAGCTTCCGCGGCGGCATGCAGTGGGAGCTGCCGGTGCCGGTGGTGAAGCTGCAGACGCGGCTCGGCGGCTACTACGAGAAGAGCGCCATCCCCGAGGCGTACAGCACCATCGACCTGGCGCACTTCGACCGCTTCGCGGTGACCGGCGGCGCCAGCGTGGGCATCAACCTCGGCGACATCGTGGGCCCGATCATGCTGGACCTGGGCGCGCTCTACAGCCCGCCGGTGACCCGCCAGGTGCGCGACTCGGCCGTGCCCCTCGCCGCCAGCGACCCGTACCTGGCCACCGATCCGGTGGGCAACGGCAACTACACCAGCTCGGTCTTCATCCTCTCCGCGGGGATCCGGGCGCACTTCGGAATCTAGCGAGGCACACCCATGCGCAAGCTCACCCTCCTCTTCGCCCTCTGCGGCGCGGGCGCGCTCGTCGGCTGCTCGGGCAGCTCGACCACCGACGGCGGCACCACCGGCTCCACGGGCAGCACCGGCGACGCCGGCAACAACGGCGACGACGACGGCGGCTTCATCGCCGTGTCCGGCACCGTGGCCCTGAACCCGGTCGTGGGCGCGGCGATCGACGCGGGCCTGTTCACCGGCACCATCCCGGCCTTCGCGGGCGAGACGCTCTTCATCGACGAGCCGCTCATCGCCACCGCGCAGGGCGTGGAGGCGGGCCGCCTGGCGACGTCGACGCTGGATTCGTCGGGGACGTTCGACGTGCCCCTGGTGCCGCTGGAGAACATCCAGATCGGCCTGGTGGCCACCATCGCCGGCAAGAGCGACGACGGCGGCTACCTGCCTTGCGAGGACACCAACCCGCCCGCGTTCTGCGACGACTACGCGCGCAGCGTGTCGCTGGTGTACGAGAACTTCCGGCCCACGGCCGACGTGACGGGCGTGCCCATCCTGGGCGTGCCCGTGCAGTTCACGGAGCTGCTCTCGGCGAACCTGGGCCTCGCCCAGGGCGAGCACCTGCTCGATAAGGGCTTCGTGATTGGCTACGTGGTGCAGTCGGATGGCGGGCCGCTCGCGGGCGCCACCTTCGACGACCACGGCCAGGCCCACCAGATCATCTACCTCGACGACACGCTCAACCCCAACGCGAACGCCACGTCGACGAACAAGTTCGGCATGTTCCTGGTGGTCGCGCCGGGCCAGCCGTCGCCGTCGACAACCTACGGCATCGTCAACCACCCCGAGTTCGGCTGCCACCGCCTGGGCTCGAACAAGGGCACCGTGCTGAGCCTCGTGTACGACGGCGCCCGGCCCGGTATCGCCTGCCAGTAACGATTCCGCTCCAGTTCCGACTGGCGCTCGCGGCCAAGGGGCTCTTGCTCCTCGGGCTGACGGGCGTCTTCGTGGCGCTGGCGCTGAAGGCGCTGCTGGGCACGACGCTGTTCGTCGTCGTCCGCATCGCGCTCGCGCTGGTGTTCGTGCTTCCGCTGCCGGTGATCGCGCCCGGGACGCTGTCCGCATTCGCCGACGCGATCCTGGGCCGGGCCGAGCGCGTGACGGGCGCCGAAGCCCTCGCGTCGCGGCGCGCGGGCTGGTCGCTGCAGCTCCCCGACGGCCGGTTCGCCGAGTACGTGCTCTGGAACCTCTGGGGCGATCTGCAGCCCGGGAAGCGCTACACGGTCACGATTGGCGCGCGCTCGCGGGTGCTGGTGGCAGAGCCGGTGGAAGAGCAGGCGTAGAGACACGAAGAGCGCGCCCCGTCGCCAGGTGCGCGCTCTCGGATGCGAACCGCCAACGACCTAGCCGACGACGCCGGCCGACGCGTCGTAGGCGCGATGCGGACGGATGAGGCGATCGTCGAGCTGGCCCTGCTTGGTGGCCTGCTGCGGCGTGAAGATGTTGTGGCCCTTCTTGGAGTTAAAGCTCTTGATGTCGAGCTTCTTGGCCACGGTGGCGTCCGGCTTGGACTCACAGGCGAACGCGCGGGCGGCCACGAAGAGCGACCCCGCGGCGAGCAGCGACGAGACGATGAGACCGATGCGGCGCATGCGACCCTCCATCGAGCAGGCGGGCGCCTGATACTACATTCGGCTACCTGGTCGCAAGTCGCTTGCAGAAGCCCGCGACACCAGGGCTTTGCGGATCAGCGGCGCGCCAAGCCGGCTAGACTGCCGCGCATGAGCGAACGCACCCAGCCCGGCGGCCACGCCCTGCGCCTCGAGAACCCCAACGTCCTCGACATCGCGCCGCAGGAGCCCAAAAGCGTCGAAGAGACCGGGCTGCGGCTGGGCCTGCTGGCCGACATCTCCATGAAGTTCCTCTACTACACGGGCTCGGACACGGGCGTGAACATCGCCACCGAGCTGCGGCTGCCCTGGGCGGGCGTGGTGGAGAACGTCATCGACTTTCTGGCCGCGGAGAAGCTCGTCGACCTGCGCGGCGGCAAGGGCTTCGGGCGCGCGTCGGTGGACTTCGTGCTCACCGAGAAGGGCCGCGAGTACGCGCGCGACGCGCTCGAGCGCTCGACCTACGTGGGTCCGGCGCCGGTGCCCATCACCCAGTACAACGCGCTGATTCACGCGCAGTCCTCCGAGAACCCGGTGGTCTCGCAGGGCGATCTGCGCTCGGCGATCTCGCACCTCGTCGTCGACCAGTCGCTGGTGGACAAGCTCGGCCCGGCCGTGAACTCCGGACGTTCGCTGTTCCTCTACGGACCGCCGGGCAACGGCAAGACCTCGCTCGCCGAAGCGGTGTCGAACATGCTCGGCGGCGAGGCGTTCATCCCCCACTGCCTGGAGATCGACGGCCAGGTGGTGAAGGTCTTCGACTCGCTCATCCACCAGCCCGTGACGCTGGATACCGGTCGGGGCACGAAGAAGTCCTTCGACATGGACAATCGGTGGATGCTCTGCCGGCGTCCAGCGGTGATCGTGGGCGGCGAGCTCACGCTGGAGACGCTGGACCTCGTCTACTCGGACACCGCGCGGTTCTACGAGGCGCCGTTCCAGATCAAGGCCAACGGCGGAATGCTGCTCATCGACGACTTCGGTCGTCAGAAGGTGCACCCCACCGACCTTTTGAACCGTTGGATCGTGCCGCTCGAGAAGCGCGTGGACTTCCTCACCCTGCACACGGGCAAGAAGTTCGAGATCCCGTTCGATCAGCTGGTGGTGTTCTCGACGAACCTCGACCCGAAGGAGCTGGTGGACGAGGCGTTCCTGCGGCGCATCAAGTACAAGATCGAGGTCGGCAATCCGTCGGACACGCAGTTCCGCAACATCTTCAAGCGCATCTGCGAGGGCCAGAAGATCCCGTACGTGGACCAGGCGGTGACGTACCTGCTCGACCACTACTACAAGCCGCGCGGCATGGAAGTCCGCGCCTGCCACCCGCGAGACATCGTCAGCCTGATTCGGGACTCCGCGCGCTACCGGCAGACGCCGCCCGCCTTGTCGAAGGAGCTCATCGACCAGGCCTGTCAGGTGTTTTTCGTCGACCTCTAGGCGGAGCGCGCGGGGCTTCCCCCGCAATTGGCCCGTTGTTTCATGCTCTTGTCCGCCTCGGGCATCCCCGCCCCGAACGGGGTGGCGATCGCGCCAGAATTGGACGCCCCCGCATTTCGGGGATGAAATTCTCGTGTTGGAGCGTTTGGTTCGGCGGGTCCAATCCAGGTCAGTTGGGTTGACGGATCCGTCAAAATGTGGTTTGTCTGTGTGCCTTTTGCACACACGGCTGGCCGGCTGGTTCAGGACAAAGAGGAGCGGCACATGGCTGCCAATCGCTTGCAGGAACTCGATGATCGCCTGGAGGACCTGCACGACCTGATGCGGTTGCGCAAGCACGGCATCGCCGAGTTCGATCGCCTCTACGAGCTGGGCTGGATCCACCACGACAACGCCCTCGAGGGCATCGTCCTCTCGGCGCCCGAGATGCAGGCCGCGCTCCACCCGGCCATGCTCGCCCCCAGCGACACCTCGACGACCATCCTCTACACCGAGGTCCGCAACCACAAGGCGGCCATCGACTTCATCCGGGCCGAGGCCCAGAACAAGAAGTCGGCCATCAACATGACCCTGGTGAAGCGGCTCTACGAGATCCTCGGCACGGGTTTCGAGGGGCGCGACAAGGCCAACTTCCGCAAGGACATGCCGCTCCACCGCACGTACTTCCACGACATCGCCCAGCCCGCGAAGATCCAGCCCATGCTGGAGAAGGTGCTGGAGATGACGACCACGGCGGAGTTCAAGGAAGGCCACCCCATCAAGCAGGCCAGCCGGCTGCACCACGGCTTCATGCAGGTGTTCCCCTTCAC includes the following:
- a CDS encoding Fic family protein, whose amino-acid sequence is MAANRLQELDDRLEDLHDLMRLRKHGIAEFDRLYELGWIHHDNALEGIVLSAPEMQAALHPAMLAPSDTSTTILYTEVRNHKAAIDFIRAEAQNKKSAINMTLVKRLYEILGTGFEGRDKANFRKDMPLHRTYFHDIAQPAKIQPMLEKVLEMTTTAEFKEGHPIKQASRLHHGFMQVFPFTDNSGKVARLLSNLILIRAGMLPAIIHAIDRQRYYESLKQPATSLMAIYIEAVDNSLENAQKYFESVPRKGKAAS
- a CDS encoding AAA family ATPase produces the protein MSERTQPGGHALRLENPNVLDIAPQEPKSVEETGLRLGLLADISMKFLYYTGSDTGVNIATELRLPWAGVVENVIDFLAAEKLVDLRGGKGFGRASVDFVLTEKGREYARDALERSTYVGPAPVPITQYNALIHAQSSENPVVSQGDLRSAISHLVVDQSLVDKLGPAVNSGRSLFLYGPPGNGKTSLAEAVSNMLGGEAFIPHCLEIDGQVVKVFDSLIHQPVTLDTGRGTKKSFDMDNRWMLCRRPAVIVGGELTLETLDLVYSDTARFYEAPFQIKANGGMLLIDDFGRQKVHPTDLLNRWIVPLEKRVDFLTLHTGKKFEIPFDQLVVFSTNLDPKELVDEAFLRRIKYKIEVGNPSDTQFRNIFKRICEGQKIPYVDQAVTYLLDHYYKPRGMEVRACHPRDIVSLIRDSARYRQTPPALSKELIDQACQVFFVDL